Proteins found in one Bacillota bacterium genomic segment:
- the radC gene encoding DNA repair protein RadC, protein MDGKSRRRGIKDMPMGERPMERLVEFGPEAVSTAELIAVIIRCGMRGESAVDVGNRVIGTVGSPRRLATAGLLELAAIPGIGPVRAAQIKASIELGRRLLAGDGETRVGVGSPGEAASLLMPAMRYLDREEFRAIFLDTRNRVIDTATISIGSLNSSIVHPREVFREAIRAASAGIILAHNHPSGDPSPSPDDIAITQRLARAGSLLGIEVLDHIIIGDNAFVSFKDKGLLGSG, encoded by the coding sequence ATGGACGGGAAGTCTCGGAGGCGCGGGATCAAGGACATGCCCATGGGGGAGCGCCCCATGGAGAGGCTTGTGGAGTTCGGCCCTGAGGCGGTGAGTACCGCCGAGCTGATTGCGGTGATAATCCGGTGCGGGATGCGTGGGGAGAGCGCGGTGGATGTGGGCAACCGAGTAATCGGGACGGTCGGGAGCCCCCGCAGGCTGGCAACGGCCGGCCTTCTGGAACTAGCCGCCATCCCAGGCATAGGGCCGGTCAGGGCGGCGCAGATAAAGGCCTCGATCGAACTTGGAAGGAGACTGCTCGCGGGTGACGGGGAGACGAGGGTCGGGGTCGGCAGCCCGGGGGAGGCAGCGAGTCTTCTGATGCCGGCCATGCGGTACCTGGATCGGGAGGAGTTTCGTGCGATATTTCTCGACACCAGGAACCGGGTGATCGATACGGCCACGATCTCAATAGGCTCGTTGAACTCATCGATCGTCCATCCCCGTGAGGTCTTCCGCGAGGCGATCCGGGCGGCGTCAGCCGGCATCATACTGGCGCACAACCACCCAAGCGGCGACCCCAGCCCGAGCCCTGACGATATTGCCATTACCCAAAGGCTTGCGAGAGCCGGCTCTCTTCTGGGGATCGAGGTTCTGGACCATATCATCATCGGGGACAACGCATTTGTGAGCTTCAAGGATAAAGGACTCCTAGGTTCTGGTTAA
- a CDS encoding Maf family protein, whose protein sequence is MTTRLVILASASPRRLHLMKEVGLEFQVIPSGVDEASVEGDNPAGLVTALARAKAEDVASRVPEGLVVGADTIVVVDGAILGKPRDAQDAARMLRMLAGRAHEVYSGVAVVDAASGRCVSGHEVTEVRFRPLTDRNIENYLATGEPWDKAGAYAIQGVGSLLVSGITGDYTCVVGLPLGVLSSLLREFGLELI, encoded by the coding sequence ATGACAACTCGGCTAGTCATCCTTGCATCTGCATCTCCCAGACGATTGCACCTGATGAAGGAGGTCGGCCTGGAGTTCCAGGTCATCCCGAGCGGCGTCGACGAGGCATCGGTGGAAGGGGACAACCCTGCCGGTCTAGTGACAGCGCTCGCCCGGGCGAAAGCCGAGGACGTAGCTTCACGTGTGCCTGAGGGGCTCGTGGTGGGGGCGGATACCATCGTGGTGGTGGACGGAGCGATCCTGGGCAAACCCCGGGACGCACAAGACGCCGCGAGGATGCTCCGGATGCTCGCCGGCAGGGCACATGAGGTCTATTCGGGAGTTGCCGTCGTGGACGCCGCGTCCGGCAGATGCGTATCGGGACACGAGGTCACCGAGGTGAGGTTCAGGCCTCTCACAGACCGGAATATCGAGAACTACCTCGCGACCGGGGAGCCGTGGGATAAGGCCGGAGCCTACGCCATACAAGGTGTCGGCTCTCTCTTGGTCTCCGGAATCACGGGTGACTACACGTGCGTGGTAGGGCTTCCGCTGGGGGTGCTCTCTTCGCTCTTACGGGAGTTTGGGCTGGAGCTGATTTAG
- a CDS encoding Fe-S cluster domain-containing protein, giving the protein MAYLYALVSMGALGLIFGLSLGVAAKKLAVKKDPRVDEILGVLPGANCGACGFPGCSGFASAVAAGKAPVDGCPVGQAAVAHKVAAIMGVECGDSQPKYARVLCLGDRANASDLFRYEGIRDCRAAAMTGGGFKGCAYGCLGLGTCVAACPFDAIHMSPNGLPVVDDSACTGCGKCVRACPRNIIELRTAEETVNVMCKSHARGPEVKQVCKVGCIGCGICAKNCPEKAIAMHDNLAVIDQSKCTRCGVCVQKCPVKCIKNGYPVTSETEIKEAV; this is encoded by the coding sequence ATGGCTTACCTGTACGCCCTGGTCAGCATGGGCGCATTGGGGTTGATTTTCGGACTCTCCCTCGGAGTTGCGGCGAAGAAACTCGCTGTGAAGAAAGACCCGAGGGTCGATGAGATACTGGGAGTGTTGCCCGGGGCCAACTGCGGCGCGTGCGGGTTCCCTGGATGTTCCGGGTTCGCATCTGCGGTGGCGGCTGGTAAAGCACCCGTGGACGGATGCCCCGTGGGGCAAGCCGCTGTGGCACACAAAGTTGCGGCCATAATGGGTGTAGAGTGCGGTGACTCCCAACCGAAGTATGCCAGGGTTCTCTGCCTTGGCGATCGGGCCAACGCTTCAGACCTTTTCCGGTATGAGGGGATCCGAGACTGCCGCGCTGCCGCCATGACGGGCGGCGGGTTCAAAGGATGTGCCTACGGCTGCCTGGGACTTGGGACTTGCGTGGCGGCGTGTCCTTTCGACGCCATACACATGTCTCCTAACGGCCTGCCCGTGGTGGACGATTCAGCATGCACCGGATGTGGGAAGTGCGTGCGGGCGTGTCCGCGGAACATCATAGAACTCAGGACGGCCGAGGAGACCGTGAACGTGATGTGCAAGTCCCACGCGCGAGGTCCAGAGGTGAAACAAGTCTGCAAAGTCGGCTGCATAGGTTGCGGCATCTGCGCGAAGAACTGCCCTGAGAAGGCGATCGCCATGCACGACAACCTCGCGGTCATAGACCAGTCCAAGTGCACCAGGTGCGGGGTCTGTGTGCAGAAGTGTCCTGTGAAGTGCATAAAGAACGGGTACCCTGTCACGTCTGAGACGGAGATCAAGGAAGCCGTCTAG
- the rsxA gene encoding electron transport complex subunit RsxA, with protein sequence MRELIVILLGGILVNNVMLTRILGVCPFIGVSKQVETATGMGMAVIFVMTVASAVTWLIQNLILNPFNMGYLQTVSFILVIAALVQLIEMVVLKVSPTLYRALGIYLPLITTNCAVLGVAILNIRESYNLLEAAVSGLAGGAGFALAIILFAAMRERQELAPISRAMVGFPIALVTTGLMAMAFLGFSGFNISKLMGL encoded by the coding sequence GTGCGTGAACTCATTGTGATCCTTCTGGGCGGAATACTCGTGAACAACGTCATGCTCACACGCATCTTGGGTGTCTGCCCGTTCATCGGAGTGTCCAAACAGGTGGAGACCGCGACCGGCATGGGCATGGCTGTCATCTTTGTGATGACTGTGGCTTCCGCTGTGACTTGGCTCATACAGAACCTGATCCTGAACCCGTTCAATATGGGTTACCTGCAGACCGTCTCGTTCATTCTGGTCATCGCGGCTCTGGTTCAGTTGATCGAGATGGTGGTTCTCAAGGTCAGCCCCACACTCTACCGAGCCCTCGGGATTTATCTGCCCCTGATCACTACCAACTGTGCCGTTCTGGGCGTAGCGATCCTGAACATCCGGGAGAGCTACAACCTCCTCGAGGCGGCTGTGAGTGGCCTTGCCGGCGGAGCAGGGTTCGCACTGGCGATAATCCTGTTCGCGGCCATGCGGGAGCGGCAGGAACTCGCTCCTATCTCACGGGCGATGGTAGGGTTCCCGATTGCGCTGGTGACCACCGGTCTTATGGCCATGGCGTTCCTCGGGTTCTCGGGGTTCAACATATCCAAGCTGATGGGCCTGTAG
- a CDS encoding electron transport complex subunit E, giving the protein MSLASDFRNGVGRENPTFRMLLGMCPTIATSLAISNGIGMGLAATFVLLGSNLIISIIRKVIPNQIRIPCFIVVIATFVTIVDLTMAAYLPELHKVLGVFVPLIVVNCIILARAEAFASKNPPLNSIMDGIGMGVGFTLALVLLSAIREPLGTGVILAAPDLGFEGIKLFPPEYAAAVVTRPVGGFITLGLLIGAVNLITMKRKRPCGQ; this is encoded by the coding sequence AAACGGCGTAGGCAGGGAGAACCCGACATTCAGGATGCTCCTGGGGATGTGCCCGACAATAGCGACATCCCTTGCGATATCGAACGGGATAGGCATGGGGCTCGCGGCCACTTTCGTCCTTCTCGGCTCGAACCTCATCATATCTATCATCCGCAAAGTGATCCCGAACCAGATCCGGATCCCCTGCTTCATTGTGGTGATCGCGACTTTCGTCACCATCGTGGACCTGACGATGGCGGCGTACCTCCCTGAGTTGCACAAGGTCCTCGGGGTCTTTGTGCCGCTCATCGTGGTCAACTGCATCATCCTGGCAAGGGCGGAGGCCTTCGCCTCGAAGAACCCCCCGCTCAACTCGATCATGGACGGGATCGGCATGGGCGTGGGGTTCACTCTCGCGCTGGTGCTGCTCTCCGCGATCCGCGAGCCTCTCGGGACCGGCGTGATCCTGGCCGCGCCCGACCTCGGGTTCGAGGGCATCAAGTTGTTCCCGCCGGAGTATGCCGCTGCCGTGGTCACTCGGCCGGTGGGTGGGTTCATAACCCTGGGTCTTCTGATAGGGGCCGTGAACCTCATCACTATGAAGCGGAAGCGCCCGTGTGGGCAGTGA